From Toxorhynchites rutilus septentrionalis strain SRP chromosome 2, ASM2978413v1, whole genome shotgun sequence, a single genomic window includes:
- the LOC129767730 gene encoding uncharacterized protein LOC129767730: MQRCGLCSIISSLLRRAMCVGSRRGSGESYYQELAETNIPNVATMETTDSSSYKRLISATSTTTPTLGSTTIALTSTTATVTPVPYQPPPRMSDHDRALFEALVADDNAEHPRRRHACTSRFLTMHKRRRKKLNTRSLAVDQAILDDILHGQVQCILDRVSNWRFNAFTLETVTGGRSLPVLCVHLFHWYGLLDHFNLDVVRVWKLFSLIEEGYHSTNPYHNSIHATDVTQAMHCFLQEKRILENLSPLEIMASLIGAVTHDLDHPGVNQPFLIATSNHLAALYENTSVLENHHWRSAVGCLLESGVAEQIQGIRPELEKQISSLILATDITRQQEFIAKFREFLTRDTLDMRDKEHRHFVLQISLKCADISNPCRPWDISKKWSLKVCEEFFRQGDYERQLNLPVTSLCDRQSMSIPKIQTGFFKFVVTPLIDEWHRFLKTDLSHSMMYHLKFNQNQWESKLQTEINEETRTEISDAEILDEDDIDDAEDLDEPPNDLSDSSEVLIPNIPKFGRRGSLQISSFGGARNERRFSVPIHSIPKIVLPTRDLRDHRELNHPPESIQESDEHKFDNDSLSILSSDSDSLHRGARGSSTGSTADRERPLSAENLLPDCSIASMTDGICGDRLNLVLHGAVSVNTTNLLTVGTSKHLIRQQTFPPLQPYVRTRYMSSQAELGACPEALLESNSSSSSNSYPEVNISESRGILVVKKESTKRETDSSIPIDKAKIPKLSFGQKENLDPSMTKRSLSRRRGSAPVTVALPPTPAEPELSVSFVIKTCDLRRGSVPAEFITPMHTKDPSNGQSQPEVVTTMPNNIGPGHNMQRRGSVPCDKSNSVVIRNNLSIKRRSTKKALRRRSSGGAEMLSPILSEDITPAVPSTGSSTSSAWQRFKRRADTDNLLSRRRGSLPVEVLAFGYSGTLRH, translated from the exons CTGCAACGTCCACCACAACACCGACTCTTGGTTCGACCACGATTGCACTCACCTCAACAACGGCCACTGTGACGCCAGTGCCATACCAGCCGCCACCGAGGATGTCCGATCATGACAGGGCCCTGTTCGAGGCACTCGTAGCGGACGACAATGCCGAGCATCCACGCCGACGGCACGCTTGCACCAGTCGATTCCTAACGATGCACAAACGACGCAGAAAGAAGCTCAACACGCGCAGCTTGGCTGTGGATCAGGCGATTCTCGACGATATCCTGCACGGTCAGGTGCAATGCATTCTGGACCGGGTTAGCAACTGGCGCTTCAATGCTTTCACCCTGGAGACGGTCACTGGTG GACGTTCACTGCCAGTCCTATGTGTTCATTTGTTCCATTGGTACGGCCTTTTGGACCACTTTAACCTAGACGTAGTTAGAGTATGGAAATTGTTTAGTTTAATCGAGGAAGGTTATCATAGTACGAACCCGTATCACAATTCAATTCACGCGACTGACGTAACACAAGCAATGCACTGTTTCCTGCAAGAGAAACGCATCCTGGAGAACTTGAGCCCACTGGAGATCATGGCGTCGCTTATCGGTGCAGTCACACACGACCTGGATCATCCCGGAGTAAACCAACCGTTCTTGATAGCGACCTCCAACCATCTGGCGGCGCTATACGAGAATACCTCGGTGCTAGAGAATCATCACTGGCGTTCGGCCGTCGGATGTTTGCTGGAGAGTGGCGTCGCCGAACAGATACAGGGTATTCGTCCGGAGCTGGAAAAGCAAATCAGCTCTCTAATCCTAGCTACGGACATAACCAGACAACAGGAATTCATAGCCAAATTCCGGGAGTTTCTCACCCGAGATACCCTTGATATGCGTGATAAGGAACACCGACACTTCGTTCTACAAATATCGCTCAAATGTGCAGACATCTCGAATCCCTGTCGGCCTTGGGATATCAGTAAAAAGTGGAGCCTGAAGGTTTGTGAAGAATTCTTCCGCCAAGGGGACTACGAACGACAGCTCAATTTGCCTGTGACTTCTCTCTGTGATCGGCAATCAATGTCAATACCAAAAATTCAGACCGGCTTCTTCAAATTTGTCGTTACCCCATTAATAGACGAATGGCATCGTTTCCTGAAAACTGATCTATCCCACAGTATGATGTATCAtctgaaattcaatcaaaatcaatGGGAGAGCAAGCTACAGACGGAGATCAATGAGGAAACGCGAACTGAAATATCCGATGCGGAAATACTGGATGAGGACGATATTGATGACGCCGAAGACTTGGATGAACCTCCGAATGATCTGTCGGACAGCTCGGAAGTGCTTATCCCAAATATTCCCAAGTTTGGAAGACGTGGCTCTCTACAAATATCCAGCTTTGGTGGTGCTCGTAACGAGCGGCGATTTTCTGTCCCCATACACAGTATACCGAAAATTGTGCTTCCGACACGAGATCTGCGAGACCACCGAGAGCTTAATCACCCACCGGAATCAATACAGGAGAGTGACGAGCACAAGTTTGACAACGATTCGCTCTCTATACTATCTTCCGATAGCGACAGTCTACACCGAGGAGCACGTGGTTCATCCACCGGCAGTACGGCAGATCGTGAGCGTCCATTAAGCGCGGAGAATCTTCTTCCAGACTGCAGCATCGCGTCCATGACCGATGGAATCTGCGGCGACCGACTGAATCTAGTGCTTCATGGAGCTGTTAGTGTAAACACCACAAATCTTCTCACCGTTGGAACTTCCAAACATCTTATTAGGCAACAAACCTTCCCACCGCTGCAACCGTATGTGCGCACACGATACATGTCTTCTCAAGCAGAGCTCGGGGCTTGTCCGGAAGCGCTGCTTGAATCGAACTCCAGCAGCTCTTCCAACTCCTACCCAGAGGTGAATATTAGCGAATCTCGTGGTATACTAGTGGTTAAGAAAGAAAGCACCAAGCGTGAGACGGATTCGTCCATCCCCATCGATAAGGCCAAAATACCAAAGCTCTCTTTCGGCCAGAAGGAAAATCTCGACCCGTCGATGACAAAACGAAGCCTAAGTCGAAGACGGGGTTCCGCTCCGGTTACAGTTGCCCTACCACCGACACCAGCCGAACCCGAGCTGAGCGTCTCGTTTGTCATCAAAACATGCGACCTACGTCGTGGTTCCGTTCCCGCCGAGTTCATCACCCCAATGC ATACAAAAGACCCTTCGAACGGTCAATCCCAACCGGAGGTAGTCACCACGATGCCCAACAACATCGGCCCTGGACACAACATGCAGCGGCGTGGTTCTGTTCCCTGCGATAAATCGAACAGCGTTGTGATTCGGAACAACTTGAGCATCAAGCGACGCAGTACGAAAAAAGCTTTACGAAGGCGATCGTCCGGGGGAGCGGAAATGCTCAGCCCGATTCTGTCGGAAGATATTACCCCGGCCGTACCGTCTACCGGCAGTTCGACTTCATCCGCCTGGCAGCGCTTCAAGAGACGTGCCGACACGGACAATCTGCTGTCGCGAAGGCGCGGCTCCCTGCCGGTTGAGGTTCTGGCCTTCGGTTACTCGG